One segment of Acropora muricata isolate sample 2 chromosome 8, ASM3666990v1, whole genome shotgun sequence DNA contains the following:
- the LOC136927088 gene encoding urease accessory protein UreG-like, translated as MGDTEEKPCNFIKAGNVNGSTTDHSQSHEHGHTHDHSHEHSHSHEFMSDPGLWSERDKLVNRTDWKQRAFTVGIGGPVGSGKTALVLALCRHLRDSHNVCVVTNDIFTREDWEFLVRNEALPEERMRAVETGGCPHAAIREDFSLNMEEVKDLTKAFQPDLVIIESGGDNLAANYSRELADYIIYVIDVAGGDKVPRKGGPGITQSDLLVVNKTDLAEAVGADLKVMERESAMMRQGGPTIFSQAKHFVGVKEIADHILHAYREAVKN; from the exons ATGGGAGACACTGAGGAGAAGCCTTGTAATTTCATTAAAG CGGGTAATGTCAATGGCTCAACAACGGATCATTCTCAGAGCCATGAGCATGGACACACTCATGACCATTCACATGAACATTCACATTCACATGAATTCATGTCAGACCCTGGACTGTGGTCAGAGAGAGACAAATTGGTCAATAGAACAGATTGGAAACAG CGTGCATTCACAGTTGGTATTGGTGGCCCTGTGGGGTCCGGCAAAACTGCTTTGGTCTTGGCTCTTTGTAGGCATCTGAGAGATTCACATAACGTCTGTGTTGTGACCAATGACATCTTTACCAG GGAAGATTGGGAATTCCTAGTGAGAAATGAAGCATTGCCTGAGGAGAGAATGCGTGCAGTGGAGACGGGAGGATGCCCACATGCAGCAATCAGGGAG GATTTTTCACTGAATATGGAAGAGGTCAAAGATCTGACTAAAGCATTCCAACCGGATTTGGTGATAATCGAGTCGGGTGGGGACAATCTTGCCGCTAACTACAGCAGAGAACTGGCCGACTACATCATTTATGTCATCGATGTTGCAG GGGGTGACAAAGTTCCTCGCAAGGGAGGTCCAGGGATCACACAGAGCGACTTGTTAGTGGTGAATAAAACAGATTTAGCTGAAGCTGTTGGAGCTGATCTCAAG GTTATGGAACGAGAATCAGCAATGATGCGCCAAGGTGGTCCCACAATTTTCTCTCAAGCAAAGCATTTTGTTGGTGTCAAGGAGATAGCAGATCACATTTTACATGCCTACAGGGAGGCTGTTAAAAACTAA
- the LOC136926673 gene encoding dynein light chain Tctex-type 1, giving the protein MDEFQGAEETSFVVDEVSNIIKESVEGAIGGNAYQHNKVNQWTSNVVEQCLNQLTKLGKPFKYIVTCVIMQKNGAGLHTASSCFWDNTSDGSCTVRWENKTMYCIVSVFGLAI; this is encoded by the coding sequence ATGGACGAGTTTCAAGGCGCAGAAGAAACATCCTTCGTCGTAGATGAAGTGAGCAACATCATAAAAGAATCCGTTGAGGGAGCAATCGGTGGAAACGCCTACCAACACAACAAAGTGAACCAGTGGACGTCAAATGTGGTGGAACAGTGCTTGAACCAGCTTACAAAGCTTGGCAAACCGTTCAAGTACATCGTCACCTGTGTCATCATGCAGAAAAATGGAGCAGGCCTTCACACTGCTAGTTCTTGCTTTTGGGATAATACTTCGGATGGCAGTTGCACAGTGAgatgggaaaacaaaaccatGTATTGCATCGTGAGCGTGTTTGGCTTGGCGATTTGA
- the LOC136927087 gene encoding uncharacterized protein, translated as MLSMSHVHKAHESRPAVKGFAEFTSCSLANKENEALGDKRLVHKVNCTRLQYTYPLKFLVPTQASTVPSCQWLYIITFGGGLVEGDNVAVDIKVSENCTIVVTTQASTKVFNSEAGLTTQQSLTGVVADGGLLAILPDPVVCFKDAIYSQQQDVELSSNGNVVILDWFTAGRIALGEVWDMSSYKSRNRVFVNGKLVYGDSIKLSNEMTGLSLKESMCDTLVLGSCVFIGPYFKEIKKQLRDRVNEFTKCNGMNAEKKDVMAYASLLHSNVCDGVVVKLLTTQSTEQANLFFRDLIQDIVPRIGGNPLIK; from the exons ATGTTATCCATGTCACATGTACACAAAGCCCATGAAAGTCGTCCAGCAGTGAAAGGGTTTGCCGAGTTTACTTCCTGTTCACtagcaaataaagaaaatgaagcaCTTGGAGATAAAAGATTGGTTCACAAAGTGAACTGTACAAGACTTCAATACACTTATCCA TTGAAGTTTCTTGTCCCCACTCAAGCATCAACAGTTCCCAGTTGCCAGTGGCTTTACATCATTACCTTTGGTGGCGGACTCGTCGAGGGTGATAATGTTGCAGTTGATATCAAGGTCTCAGAAAACTGCACTATAGTTGTCACAACTCAGGCGTCAACAAAG GTGTTCAACTCAGAGGCAGGCCTTACTACCCAGCAATCTTTGACGGGTGTGGTGGCAGATGGAGGACTGTTGGCCATTCTGCCAGATCCCGTCGTTTGTTTTAAGGATGCTATCTACAGCCAACAACAG GATGTTGAACTGTCTTCAAATGGGAATGTAGTTATTCTAGATTGGTTCACTGCAGGACGCATAGCTCTTGGAGAAGTGTGGGATATGTCAAG ttaCAAAAGTCGCAACAGAGTGTTTGTCAATGGAAAGCTGGTCTATGGAGATTCCATTAAACTCAGCAATGAAATGACTGGTTTGTCATTGAAAGAATCAATGTGTGACACACTG GTGCTTGGAAGCTGTGTATTTATTGGCCCATACTTCAAGGAAATCAAGAAACAATTACGAGACAGAGTTAATGAATTTACAA AATGCAATGGAATGAATGCTGAGAAAAAGGATGTAATGGCATATGCGAGTCTCTTACATTCAAATGTGTGTGATGGAGTTGTTGTTAAACTTTTAACTACACAAAGTACAGAGCAG GCAAACTTGTTTTTCCGAGACCTCATTCAGGACATAGTACCGAGGATTGGAGGAAACCCACttattaaatga